The nucleotide sequence TCCTCGTTCTTACCGGCGTGGAAGGCGTTCAGTCTCAGTCTATTACCGTTGACCGTCAGATGAAGCGTTACCACGTACCGCGCGTCGTGTTCGTCAACAAGTGCGACCGTTCCGGTGCAAACCCGCTCCGCGTTGCAGTTATGCTTAAGGAAAAGCTCAACCACAAGCCCTGCGTTATGCAGATTCCTATCGGTCTCGAAGACCAACTGAAGGGTGTGGTTGACCTCGTCGAAATGAAGGCCTACTACTTCGAAGGCGCTAACGGCGACGACATGATCGAAAAGGAAATCCCGGCTGAACTCGCTGACCAGGCTCAGGAATACCGTGAAAAGCTCGTTGACTGCTGCGCAGACTACAACGACGAAATCATGGAAATGGCTATGGAAGGCAAGTACGGCGTCGACGAAATCGACAAGGCCCTCATCAAGAAGACCATCCGCGAAGCTTGCATTAGCCTCGAAATCACTCCGGTGTTCATGGGTTCCGCTCATAAGAACATTGGTATCCAGAAGCTCCTCGACGGTGTTGTGGACTACCTCCCGAACCCGCAGGAAGTTGAAAACAAGGCTCTCGACCTGAACAACGAAGAAGCTGAAGTTGTCCTCAAGTCTGAAGACAACGAACCCATGGTTTCCTACGCATTTAAGCTGGTGAACGACCGCTATGGTCAGTTGACCTACATCCGCGTCTACCAGGGTGTTATCAAGAAGGGTGACATGATCACCAACATCGCTACTGGTAAGAAGGTTTCCGTTGGCCGTCTCGTTCGTATGCACGCTGACGAAATGGTGGATATCACCGAAGCTGGTGCAGGCGACATCGTTGCTCTGTTCGGTATTGACTGCGCATCCGGTACTACCTTTACCGATGGCAAGAACAACTACAACATGACCTCCATGCACGTTCCTAACCCGGTTATCGAATTGGTGATCGAAGCTAAGAACCGTGACGACCTGGACAACATGTCTAAGGCTCTCAACCGCTTCACTAAGGAAGACCCGACCTTCCAGGTTGAAGTTAACAAGGAATCTGGCGAAACCATCATCAAGGGTATGGGCGAACTTCACCTTGACGTTTACATTGAACGTATGCGTCGTGAATACAAGGTTGACGTCCAGACTGGTGCTCCGCAGGTTGCATACCGCGAAACCATTACTCGCGCTTCCAAGTTC is from Fibrobacter sp. and encodes:
- the fusA gene encoding elongation factor G, translating into LVLTGVEGVQSQSITVDRQMKRYHVPRVVFVNKCDRSGANPLRVAVMLKEKLNHKPCVMQIPIGLEDQLKGVVDLVEMKAYYFEGANGDDMIEKEIPAELADQAQEYREKLVDCCADYNDEIMEMAMEGKYGVDEIDKALIKKTIREACISLEITPVFMGSAHKNIGIQKLLDGVVDYLPNPQEVENKALDLNNEEAEVVLKSEDNEPMVSYAFKLVNDRYGQLTYIRVYQGVIKKGDMITNIATGKKVSVGRLVRMHADEMVDITEAGAGDIVALFGIDCASGTTFTDGKNNYNMTSMHVPNPVIELVIEAKNRDDLDNMSKALNRFTKEDPTFQVEVNKESGETIIKGMGELHLDVYIERMRREYKVDVQTGAPQVAYRETITRASKFDYTHKKQTGGSGQYAKVVGEMRPMAVEGDSEKVYNFINSVVGGRIPKEYIPSCDKGFQSCMAAGSLIGFPVVGIEMDVQDGAFHPVDSSDMAFQVAARMAFREAFAKAGAQILEPIMKVEIQTPTEFQGSVVGNVSQRRGTIVGTNEELGMTTITAEVPLSEMFGYATDLRSMTQGKAEFTMEFAKYLPVPRNIQEELIKKYGDKAGARA